AGCGGGCCGGCTGCGTCGTACGGAAGGGGGTGGTGCGGGATACGGCACCGCGGTGATCCGTGTATGTCCGCCGATGAAACAGGCCGTTCATCCTTGTGTCAACGGTGTTGACGTAACCTGGTGGTTAACTGGCCCGAGAGGCTTCGGGGCCGGGGCGGAGCGATGCGGAGGGGTTCGGCGTGGTGGAGAGCGAGCGCGTCCCGGTTGAGCGCAAGCGGCGCCGGCCGACCAGTTCCGGCGTGGTCCTGTCGGCCGATCTCATCGTCGACGCCGCCTGCGAACTCATCGACGCCCAGGGCGCGCAGGCATTCACCGTGCGCAAACTCGGTGCGGCGCTCGGCGCCGATCCGTCCGCCGTCTACCGCTACTTCCGCAACACCGAGGATCTGCTGCTGGCGCTGGCCGACCGCCTCATCGGGGAGTCCATGGCCGGCTTCGCGCGCAGCGGCGACTGGGCCGCCGACCTGCGCAACTTGGCTCTGCGGGCCTACCGCTCCGCACTGCGCCACCCGCAGATCGCGGTGTTCAGCACCGTCCGGGTCACGGGCCGGCCCCATGAGCAGCGCGCGGTCGACACGGGCATCGGTCTGCTGCTCCAGGCCGGGTTCGACGAGGCCACCGCCGTCCGCCACTACCACACACTGGTCGACACCGCCCTGGGGCACGCGGCACTGGACGCCGGCGTACTGCGGCTGGCCCCCGCCCAGCGCATGGCGGACGAGCAGGCCTGGCAGGACGGGTACGCCGGTCTGCCCGCGGAGGAGTTCCCCAGCCTGCACCGCGTCCGGGACCACCTTCCGCTCATGGCGGGCTCGGCGATCGAGCCCGCGCTCGATCTCCTCATTGCGGCCCTGCGGCGAGAGGCGCCCGGTAACGAGAGGTGAGGCAGCGGCGAGAGGCCGGGCAGCGGCAGAGGCAGGGCGCCGGGGGAGGGGGCGGGGCGACAGGGTGACTGGGGCGATCCGGGCATTTCTCTCGCCCCAGTGCAAACATGAGGCATGCCCCCTCCACGGCGGACACCGCTGCACGGACGACGGGAACTGGCCCATGTCCTGGTGCTGATCCCGATCGGGCTCATCGCGGCGGTCTGTGTGATCGATGCTCTCGCGCCGCCCGACATCCATCTGGGGCCGCTCCTCGTCGCGGCTCCCGCGATCACCGCCGCGTTCGCCGGGCCCCGCCTGACGGCCGCGATCGGTGCGCTGGCGGTGGCCGCCCAGGTATTCATCGGCATCGCGCGCCAGGTGCTGTTCACCGCGAATCTGCAGGCCCAGATCGCCGCGCTGGTGGTCGTCTCCGGCCTGGTCGTGCTCTTCACCGTCGTACGGGACCGCAACGAGCGCCGGCTCACCCAGAGCCGTTCGGTGGCCGCGGTCGCCCAGCAGGTGCTGCTCCGGCCGCTGCCCGCGCGCAGTGGTGCCCTGGAGATCGCCTCGTTCTACCTGGCCGCCGAGGAGGAGGCGGAGATGGGCGGCGATCTGTTCGCGGCGGCGCGCACCGCCAGCAGCACCCGGCTGATCATCGGCGACGTCCGGGGCAAGGGGCTGCCCGCCTACGGTGACGCCGCCCTCCTCCTCGGCGCCTTCCGGGCAGCCGCCCACCGGCAGGCCACCCTGCCCAGGCTGGCCGTCCACCTCGACGGCGCCGTCCGCTGGGACGGCAGCCAGTGGTACGAGGCGCCGGGCGCCGACACCGGGACGGAGCCGGCGCCCGCACCGGACCACCCCGGCACGAACGGCGGCCTCCTCCCCGTCGCCCCGGCCCCGGACTCCGTCGCCGGCAGCGAGGAGACCTTCGCGACCGCCGTGCTGCTGGACCTCCCCGACCGCTGGCCCGTGCTGCGCATCATCAACTGCGGTCACCCGCCCCCGCTGTTGCTGCGCGAGGGGCAGGCGCCGGTCCCCTTGCACGGCGAGCGGACCGCCTTGCCGATCGGCCTCGGTGGCCTGGCCGGCGCCCCGGACTACGAGGTCGAGACCTTCCCCTTCGCGCCAGGGGATCTGCTGCTGCTCTATACGGACGGGGTGACCGAGGCCCGCGACCACAAGGGCGCCTTCTACCCCCTTGCCGAGCGCGCCGGCGCCTGGGGCGACGGCAGTCCACAGCAGGTTCTGAGCCGGCTGCGCGCGGACCTGCTGGCCCACACGGACGGCAGGCTCGGCGACGACGCCGCCGCCGTCGCGGTACGGCGCCTGCCTGCCCGGTCACCGTCCACCGCAGGGGATCCCGGCGCTCCCTGAGGCGGCCCGCACCCCGGCAGCGGAGCGGCCGGACACGCTCCATCCCGCAGGGAGGATCCGACATCACAGGGATGAATTACGTCACGCCTCGGATTCCCCCCGAATTCCTCATGAAATCCGGCATACGGCGTCCAATGCTTCAGCAGAGGCCCCACTTACGCCCGATATATCCCTTACATTTCGTCACGTTAAGCTACCGACCCTGCACTCCAGCGGGTTCCGGCCCGCTCCGCTCCGCCTGACGCTTCCTCAGTGCCGCCCGGCTTGATAGACACGTCCGCATCATCCGCAAGTGGCACAGGACGCGCACCATGAACGACCGCAACACCTCTGACCACCAGATATTCGAGCTCGACCTCGCCGCCCACGAAGCCCGGCGGCGCACCGAAGTCCTCGCGGCGCTGGGCGACACCTGGGACCCCATCGCGGTGGTGGAGGGCGAGGACGAGGCGTACCGGCTCCTCTACTCGGGCCTGGACGCGGAGCAGCAGGCCACCTACGACATGCTGGTCGCTGCCGAGGTGCTGCCGGGCTCCGGGCAGGACTGAGCATGCTGCCGCTCGACCCGACCGCCGATATCGGCCGCCGCGCCTGGGTACCGTGCCCCCGCTGCCAGGACCACCAGGACTGCGGCACCTGCCTCGACGGCCGCACCTGCGGTGACCACTGGCGCTACCTTCTGTCGCACAAGGGCAGCGTCCTGCATCTGCAGTGCCCCAACTGCACCCACCTGTGGACCTGGGAGTCGGGCTTCGGCGCGGGCGGCCGCACCGACGGCTGACGCCGGACCGCCGTCGGGCGCCTCTCGCTCCCGCGCACCGCTCCCTGCCGTCGGAGCCCGCTGCTTCCACCGGATCTTCACCGCCTTCCCCACCGCTCCCTCCTCCTCGTGTGCCGCCTCGAGTGCCTTCTCGGCCGGTACGGCACGATCCGGCTGCACCCCGGCACCCTCCCAGTTGGTGCCCGTGACGGCGTTGACGGTCCGGGCCGTCGGCACGGTGACCGTGATGTGCTCCGTCACCGGATGGCGGGGCGGTGGGGTGCGCACCGCCTCCTGCCACAACAGCCTGAGGTGCCTGTCCGGGCAGACCCCCTGCAGATGTTCGGTCACTGCCTCGCAGAGCGCGGCACCGCTCAGCGCGTCGTACTCACCGGCCGCCAGCCG
This portion of the Streptomyces sp. 2114.4 genome encodes:
- a CDS encoding TetR/AcrR family transcriptional regulator, coding for MVESERVPVERKRRRPTSSGVVLSADLIVDAACELIDAQGAQAFTVRKLGAALGADPSAVYRYFRNTEDLLLALADRLIGESMAGFARSGDWAADLRNLALRAYRSALRHPQIAVFSTVRVTGRPHEQRAVDTGIGLLLQAGFDEATAVRHYHTLVDTALGHAALDAGVLRLAPAQRMADEQAWQDGYAGLPAEEFPSLHRVRDHLPLMAGSAIEPALDLLIAALRREAPGNER
- a CDS encoding PP2C family protein-serine/threonine phosphatase — protein: MPPPRRTPLHGRRELAHVLVLIPIGLIAAVCVIDALAPPDIHLGPLLVAAPAITAAFAGPRLTAAIGALAVAAQVFIGIARQVLFTANLQAQIAALVVVSGLVVLFTVVRDRNERRLTQSRSVAAVAQQVLLRPLPARSGALEIASFYLAAEEEAEMGGDLFAAARTASSTRLIIGDVRGKGLPAYGDAALLLGAFRAAAHRQATLPRLAVHLDGAVRWDGSQWYEAPGADTGTEPAPAPDHPGTNGGLLPVAPAPDSVAGSEETFATAVLLDLPDRWPVLRIINCGHPPPLLLREGQAPVPLHGERTALPIGLGGLAGAPDYEVETFPFAPGDLLLLYTDGVTEARDHKGAFYPLAERAGAWGDGSPQQVLSRLRADLLAHTDGRLGDDAAAVAVRRLPARSPSTAGDPGAP
- a CDS encoding DUF6400 family protein, which encodes MNDRNTSDHQIFELDLAAHEARRRTEVLAALGDTWDPIAVVEGEDEAYRLLYSGLDAEQQATYDMLVAAEVLPGSGQD